The proteins below come from a single Hevea brasiliensis isolate MT/VB/25A 57/8 unplaced genomic scaffold, ASM3005281v1 Scaf332, whole genome shotgun sequence genomic window:
- the LOC131177106 gene encoding transcription factor GTE12-like isoform X1 yields the protein MIAAETVVGKKLKIKFSTKRIEYVPGIRECESGRNVDKNYHSQACDMQNTKLKPVVPGANKRGPLWEVEGRPEKKRKMGRSVTHQCFSILKSLINNPSGWIFREPVDPVALKIPDYFSIISNPMDLGTIKSKLEKNQYSGTEEFAADVRLTFSNAMLYNPPTNYVHQVAESLNKIFETKWKSLQEKWNHEISESGGGKILSRKPKEISATRQNCPETSRLRNVLLPKMSKPSEYKAMRSSSNAKAAEVKLFKPAENCMHKALLLNSCKGTSGGKCACCPVSVKPSSPVVSECVTSVRSAFQCCLPSDSTHASSDISSERSLSRDDTACGTDASKLDYHGKSMSASQMSKSDPDSDGAVSTLDDENAYPSLQLITPATDATSREGWRPTCDVQLSSAKALRAAMLKYRFADTILKAQHKTLLDHTFSCYQGDKADPVKMQQEKERLERRQREEKASIEAQMRAAEAASQKREELELKIHREKEREAARVALQKMGKTVNIEQNLEILKELEMLCGGSLSYNFRIGAYSRSPLERLGLFIKDDIWDEDEMVLNGEEEEGEIFP from the exons ATGATTGCTGCTGAAACTGTAGTAGGAAAGAAGTTGAAAATAAAGTTTTCTACCAAAAGAATAGAATATGTTCCTGGGATAAGGGAATGTGAGTCTGGGCGAAATGTGGACAAGAACTATCATTCTCAGGCATGTGACATGCAGAATACGAAGCTGAAACCTGTGGTGCCTGGGGCTAATAAGCGTGGCCCATTGTGGGAAGTAGAGGGCCGACCAGAGAAGAAGCGGAAGATGGGCCGCAGTGTCACACATCAGTGTTTTTCCATTCTAAAATCTCTGATAAATAATCCATCTGGTTGGATTTTTAGGGAACCAGTGGATCCAGTGGCACTGAAAATTCCCGACTATTTTTCAATTATATCAAATCCTATGGATTTAGGGACAATAAAATCTAAGCTGGAGAAGAATCAGTATTCTGGAACTGAAGAGTTTGCTGCTGATGTCAGACTGACATTCTCAAATGCTATGCTATATAATCCTCCAACAAATTATGTCCACCAAGTGGCAGAGTCACTGAATAAGATTTTTGAGACTAAGTGGAAGTCACTACAGGAAAAATGGAATCATGAAATATCAGAGTCTGGTGGTGGAAAAATTTTGAGCAGGAAGCCAAAGGAAATTAGTGCCACAAGACAGAATTGTCCTGAAACATCCCGTTTGCGCAATGTTCTTTTACCCAAGATGTCAAAACCATCTGAATACAAGGCAATGAGGAGTTCTTCAAATGCAAAAGCTGCAGAA GTAAAGCTTTTTAAGCCTGCAGAAAACTGCATGCACAAGGCATTACTGCTAAATTCTTGCAAAG GCACTAGTGGTGGCAAATGTGCTTGTTGCCCTGTCAGTGTCAAGCCATCGAGCCCAGTTGTTAGTGAATGTGTTACAAGTGTTAGAAGTGCTTTTCAATGTTGCCTTCCCAGTGACTCAACCCATGCTTCCTCTG ATATATCTTCTGAGAGGTCATTGAGCAGAGATGATACTGCATGTGGCACTGATGCCTCAAAACTG GATTATCATGGGAAAAGCATGTCAGCTTCACAGATGAGCAAGTCAGATCCAGATTCTGATG GGGCTGTAAGTACTTTGGATGATGAAAATGCATACCCTAGTTTACAGCTCATTACTCCTGCAACAGACGCAACTTCTCGAGAAG GATGGAGACCTACTTGTGATGTACAACTGTCTTCAGCAAAGGCCCTTCGTGCTGCAATGCTAAAGTATCGATTTGCAGATACTATCTTAAAAGCACAGCATAAGACACTTCTAGATCAT ACTTTTTCTTGTTATCAGGGTGATAAGGCTGATCCTGTGAAGATGCAGCAGGAGAAGGAAAGATTGGAAAGGAGGCAGCGTGAAG AGAAGGCTTCGATTGAAGCCCAAATGAGAGCTGCTGAAGCTGCCTCACAAAAGAGggaagaactggaattgaaaataCATAGGGAGAAAGAAAGAGAAGCAGCTCGAGTTGCATTGCAGAAG ATGGGAAAAACTGTCAACATTGAGCAGAACCTGGAGATTCTAAAAGAACTTGAGATGCTTTGTGGGGGTTCCCTATCATATAATTTTCGCATTGGAGCTTACTCGAGGAGCCCACTGGAGCGGTTGGGTTTGTTTATAAAGGATGATATTTGGGATGAGGATGAAATGGTACTTAATGGGGAGGAAGAGGAGGGAGAAATATTTCCATGA
- the LOC131177108 gene encoding eukaryotic translation initiation factor 4E-1-like yields the protein MAAEEPLKSTTGETLNPNLNPNPSAQDDVNGDELEEGEIVDDEESSAKKSSAVTYQPHPLEHQWTFWFDNPSAKSKQAAWGSSMRSIYTFATVEDFWSIYNNIHHPSKLAGGADFYCFKHKIEPKWEDPVCANGGKWTVAFSGRGKSDTSWLYTLLAMIGEQFDHGDEICGAVVNVRTKQEKIALWTKNASNEAAQLSIGKQWKEFLDYNDTIGFIFHEDAKKLDRNAKNRYTI from the exons ATGGCGGCGGAAGAGCCATTGAAATCAACTACAGGAGAAACACTGAATCCAAACCTTAATCCTAACCCTAGCGCACAAGATGACGTTAACGGTGATGAGCTGGAAGAAGGGGAGATCGTGGATGATGAGGAATCGTCGGCTAAGAAATCGAGCGCTGTAACCTACCAGCCGCACCCTCTCGAGCATCAATGGACATTTTGGTTTGATAACCCTTCTGCTAAGTCTAAGCAAGCCGCCTGGGGAAGCTCTATGCGCTCTATCTATACTTTTGCTACTGTTGAGGACTTTTGGAG CATTTACAATAATATCCATCATCCAAGCAAGCTGGCTGGGGGCGCTGACTTTTACTGTTTCAAACATAAAATTGAGCCAAAATGGGAGGACCCTGTTTGTGCTAATGGAGGGAAGTGGACTGTAGCTTTTAGTGGTAGAGGGAAATCTGACACCAGTTGGTTGTATACG TTGCTGGCTATGATTGGAGAACagtttgatcatggagatgaaatCTGTGGAGCAGTTGTCAATGTCAGAACGAAGCAGGAAAAGATAGCTCTTTGGACCAAGAATGCTTCAAATGAAGCTGCTCAG CTAAGCATTGGAAAACAATGGAAGGAATTTCTTGACTACAATGATACTATTGGGTTTATATTCCAT GAGGATGCAAAGAAGCTTGACAGAAATGCCAAGAATCGATACACAATATGA
- the LOC131177106 gene encoding transcription factor GTE12-like isoform X2, whose amino-acid sequence MIAAETVVGKKLKIKFSTKRIEYVPGIRECESGRNVDKNYHSQACDMQNTKLKPVVPGANKRGPLWEVEGRPEKKRKMGRSVTHQCFSILKSLINNPSGWIFREPVDPVALKIPDYFSIISNPMDLGTIKSKLEKNQYSGTEEFAADVRLTFSNAMLYNPPTNYVHQVAESLNKIFETKWKSLQEKWNHEISESGGGKILSRKPKEISATRQNCPETSRLRNVLLPKMSKPSEYKAMRSSSNAKAAEVKLFKPAENCMHKALLLNSCKGTSGGKCACCPVSVKPSSPVVSECVTSVRSAFQCCLPSDSTHASSDISSERSLSRDDTACGTDASKLDYHGKSMSASQMSKSDPDSDGAVSTLDDENAYPSLQLITPATDATSREGWRPTCDVQLSSAKALRAAMLKYRFADTILKAQHKTLLDHGDKADPVKMQQEKERLERRQREEKASIEAQMRAAEAASQKREELELKIHREKEREAARVALQKMGKTVNIEQNLEILKELEMLCGGSLSYNFRIGAYSRSPLERLGLFIKDDIWDEDEMVLNGEEEEGEIFP is encoded by the exons ATGATTGCTGCTGAAACTGTAGTAGGAAAGAAGTTGAAAATAAAGTTTTCTACCAAAAGAATAGAATATGTTCCTGGGATAAGGGAATGTGAGTCTGGGCGAAATGTGGACAAGAACTATCATTCTCAGGCATGTGACATGCAGAATACGAAGCTGAAACCTGTGGTGCCTGGGGCTAATAAGCGTGGCCCATTGTGGGAAGTAGAGGGCCGACCAGAGAAGAAGCGGAAGATGGGCCGCAGTGTCACACATCAGTGTTTTTCCATTCTAAAATCTCTGATAAATAATCCATCTGGTTGGATTTTTAGGGAACCAGTGGATCCAGTGGCACTGAAAATTCCCGACTATTTTTCAATTATATCAAATCCTATGGATTTAGGGACAATAAAATCTAAGCTGGAGAAGAATCAGTATTCTGGAACTGAAGAGTTTGCTGCTGATGTCAGACTGACATTCTCAAATGCTATGCTATATAATCCTCCAACAAATTATGTCCACCAAGTGGCAGAGTCACTGAATAAGATTTTTGAGACTAAGTGGAAGTCACTACAGGAAAAATGGAATCATGAAATATCAGAGTCTGGTGGTGGAAAAATTTTGAGCAGGAAGCCAAAGGAAATTAGTGCCACAAGACAGAATTGTCCTGAAACATCCCGTTTGCGCAATGTTCTTTTACCCAAGATGTCAAAACCATCTGAATACAAGGCAATGAGGAGTTCTTCAAATGCAAAAGCTGCAGAA GTAAAGCTTTTTAAGCCTGCAGAAAACTGCATGCACAAGGCATTACTGCTAAATTCTTGCAAAG GCACTAGTGGTGGCAAATGTGCTTGTTGCCCTGTCAGTGTCAAGCCATCGAGCCCAGTTGTTAGTGAATGTGTTACAAGTGTTAGAAGTGCTTTTCAATGTTGCCTTCCCAGTGACTCAACCCATGCTTCCTCTG ATATATCTTCTGAGAGGTCATTGAGCAGAGATGATACTGCATGTGGCACTGATGCCTCAAAACTG GATTATCATGGGAAAAGCATGTCAGCTTCACAGATGAGCAAGTCAGATCCAGATTCTGATG GGGCTGTAAGTACTTTGGATGATGAAAATGCATACCCTAGTTTACAGCTCATTACTCCTGCAACAGACGCAACTTCTCGAGAAG GATGGAGACCTACTTGTGATGTACAACTGTCTTCAGCAAAGGCCCTTCGTGCTGCAATGCTAAAGTATCGATTTGCAGATACTATCTTAAAAGCACAGCATAAGACACTTCTAGATCAT GGTGATAAGGCTGATCCTGTGAAGATGCAGCAGGAGAAGGAAAGATTGGAAAGGAGGCAGCGTGAAG AGAAGGCTTCGATTGAAGCCCAAATGAGAGCTGCTGAAGCTGCCTCACAAAAGAGggaagaactggaattgaaaataCATAGGGAGAAAGAAAGAGAAGCAGCTCGAGTTGCATTGCAGAAG ATGGGAAAAACTGTCAACATTGAGCAGAACCTGGAGATTCTAAAAGAACTTGAGATGCTTTGTGGGGGTTCCCTATCATATAATTTTCGCATTGGAGCTTACTCGAGGAGCCCACTGGAGCGGTTGGGTTTGTTTATAAAGGATGATATTTGGGATGAGGATGAAATGGTACTTAATGGGGAGGAAGAGGAGGGAGAAATATTTCCATGA
- the LOC131177107 gene encoding oxoglutarate-dependent flavonoid 7-O-demethylase 1-like, which yields MASPTATVDNFPPAVSVQELIKQPFVSVPQSYVQSDQGIFKPADCFPSVPTIDLKLLLSEETAALELEKLHSTCKEWGLFQLVNHGVSSSLLENMRNEIEEFYNLPLEEKMKYKIRQGDVEGYGTVATIGRTFDWGDRFYMITNPIHRRKPHLLPELPSSLRNNLESYILELQKLSMKLVGFVAKALKIDRKEMEEMFDDGMQSVRMTYYPPCPQPELVLGIFPHSDATGITILNQINGVDGLQIKKDGVWIPVSFLEGSLVVNVGDILEILSNGLYHSIEHRAAVNSEKERISIAFFVNPKFEAEVGPAASLINPQNPPLFRRIGMEKYVKDFFSRKLNGKSYLEHMKVQIEDGN from the exons ATGGCATCTCCTACTGCTACCGTTGACAACTTCCCCCCTGCGGTCAGTGTTCAGGAGCTCATCAAACAGCCTTTCGTCTCAGTCCCTCAAAGCTATGTTCAATCTGATCAAGGAATCTTCAAGCCTGCAGATTGCTTTCCATCAGTTCCCACTATTGACTTGAAACTCCTGCTTTCAGAGGAAACTGCAGCTTTGGAGCTTGAAAAGTTGCACTCTACTTGCAAAGAATGGGGCCTTTTCCag TTGGTGAATCATGGAGTTAGCTCTTCATTGCTGGAAAATATGAGGAacgagattgaagaattttataaTCTTCCAttagaggagaaaatgaaatacaaGATAAGGCAAGGTGATGTTGAAGGGTATGGAACAGTGGCCACAATAGGACGAACTTTTGATTGGGGTGATAGGTTCTACATGATAACCAACCCTATCCATAGGAGAAAGCCTCACCTTCTCCCAGAGCTCCCTTCATCTCTGAG AAATAACTTGGAAAGTTATATACTCGAACTGCAAAAACTATCCATGAAGCTTGTTGGGTTTGTGGCAAAAGCTTTGAAGATAGACAGAAAGGAGATGGAGGAGATGTTCGATGATGGGATGCAATCTGTGAGGATGACATATTATCCTCCATGTCCACAACCAGAGCTAGTTCTTGGCATTTTTCCTCATTCAGATGCAACTGGCATCACAATCCTCAATCAGATTAATGGGGTGGATGGTCTTCAGATTAAAAAGGATGGGGTTTGGATCCCTGTGAGCTTCCTCGAAGGTTCTCTTGTAGTAAATGTGGGAGACATACTTGAG attttgagcAATGGACTCTACCATAGCATCGAGCACAGGGCAGCAGTGAATTCAGAGAAAGAACGGATTTCTATTGCATTTTTCGTCAACcccaaatttgaggcagaggttgGGCCTGCAGCTAGTCTGATTAACCCTCAAAACCCACCATTATTTCGAAGAATTGGGATGGAAAAATATGTCAAAGATTTCTTCTCTCGTAAGCTCAATGGGAAATCATACTTGGAGCATATGAAAGTTCAGATTGAGGATGGCAATTAG